Sequence from the Deltaproteobacteria bacterium CG11_big_fil_rev_8_21_14_0_20_49_13 genome:
GCCGTCACCGCGAGGGTTTCGAAAAGCTCTCCCTTGCAATAAAAACACCTGTTCTCCGGGTTCGACTTATATAAAGGGTCGTCGAACTCGCAGGTCCTGACGATAACATGGGGAATGCCGTGTTTCTTGCAAAAGTCCTTTGCGGAAGCAATATCTCTTGAAGGAACGCTTGCCGATTCTCCGGTCACGGCCGCCATATTGTTCCCGAGCTCTTCATGAGCTATCTTTGCAAGAACGGCCGAATCGACCCCGCCAGAAAAGGCGACAACAGCGCTTCCAAGCGATCTTATCCTCGCACACAACTCTTTCATCTTATCTGATATCATTATTAGAGTCTCTCCCACGAAACCAAGTGCCAGCCCAGCGTCTTCTTTTGGAGCATGCATCTGACATTATAGATGGGCCCGTCAAGAAGCTTCACCTCTGCGGTCACGGCAACCAACTTTTTATGGACCTCCGCTATATCGAATGTTCGAACACTTTCGATCTTGTACTTGCCCATGTCACTATCGTCGAATTTGTGGCCGTATTTATGAAAATAGCGGTCCATGACATGTTCGGATTTCTTGACTGTCGGGGTCCTGGCGCACGAAGCGGAAACAGCTAAAAATAAAAGCAACAACGCCAGCAAAGGTCTATTTTTTCTTCTCATTAGGGGCCTCCTGCGGGGCCAACTTCAACGGGGCCGCGCCTGGGTAAAGGTCGGGGAAGTATTTATACCTGTTCTCGTAAATGTCAAGCGCCGCCAAAAAGCAGGGGTAGAAATTCTTGGCCGCAAAGCCGTAAGAAGGGTTGTCGTAATGCTTGATTATCCTCACTATATCCTTGGTGCCAAGCTTTCTTACGGCGTCAGCAAGCCTTCCGGGTCCGGAGTTATATGCGCTTATTGCAAGCGGCCAGCTGCCCAGCCTTCTATAGTCGCGAAGAAGATGATTTGCGGCAACATGTGTAGACTTGACCGGATCGTATCGCTCATCATTTCTTCTGCCTACTTTAAGTCCAAAGATCCTTGCCGTTGAAGGCATCAACTGCCAGATACCCGCCGCCTTGCTCTTTGAATATGCCTTAAGATTGAACATCGACTCAACAAAAGGGAGTCTCGATATCTCGTTAGGAATACCCATGTTCTCAAAGACGCTTTCTATCTTGGGAAGATATTTCTTTGATGCCTTGAGCCCCTCTTCGAACTTATCCTTCTGCCCCACCTGCGCCCTTATTCTTTCCGGAGCCTTCCTACCAAGTTTCGACTTCATCTCATCCTTCGCGTCTTTCATAACATCTTCGCGCCTTGCAAGGCACTCTTTCTTCGGGGGTTCGGAACAATGGGGAAGGTCTATCACCCCTAACACCCTGCCTAAATTATTGGGATCGTGAAGGACCGCCTGGTCGGTAGTATATTCGGTATATACGCTGGTCCAGAATTCTACCTCTTTTTTTATACCGTGCGGAACATCAAAAAGACCCTTTTTCTTGGGTGACGCGTTGAGGCTTGGCTCCGGCCTCTGATATTTTGTGATGGCGACCGTCATCTCCTCTTCTTTGGAAACGGGAACCTCCGCCTTGACCGCGGGAAGCTGTGGAGCCGGAACCTCATCCATATATTCAGGAACAGGTGCGGCCGGAGGGATCTCTTCCTGCACCGCCATGGGTTTTACAGTGGCAAGCGACATTCCTGGAGATGGTGTTATATAAGGTTTCGGAATCTGCGAAGAGAGATATACATTGAAGACAAGATGGAACGATATTAATATTCCCGCAACCATAAGATATACTCCCAAGGCTTTTTTCATAAATCTGTGAACGTCTCCACTATCGCTTGAGAAACCCTTCTTCCCCTTGTAAAGTCGACCCCTCCGTTCAAAAAGATGACAAAGAGAATCGTTTCATTTCTCTGGGGCCAGAATCCTGCAAGCGAGCTTACCCCGTTAAGCGAGCCGGTCTTTGCCTTAAGCTTCCCGCTCAGGGCGTTGTTCCATCTCTTGAGCGTGCCATCCTCCCCCGCTATGCTCAACGAATCGATATAGACATCCCTTAAATGACGATCTGAATATATGTCGCTCATTACAAGATAGAGGTCGTAAGGGGTCAACTCGTTCTTGTACGAAAGTCCGCTACCGTTCTCGATGCTAAAACCGCTCGCACCAAGATGTTCAAGATATCCACGATAGGCCGAAACCCCCTTTTCAGTGGAACCCGGCGCCCCCTTAACTTTCGCACCTATCGCCTTTGTTAACTGCTCGGCCATGAAGTTGCTCGAGTTCTTGTTCATGTTCTTTAGGATCTCGGAAAGCGGAGGGGACATCTCTTCCATCAAGGGCCTTGATGCCTTCGGCACGATGCCATAATGTACATCACCGTTAACACGAACCCCTTTAGCAACCAGCATCGCCTTCAATGAATCGCCAAAGTGCTGGGTAGGATTTGCAACATTGAAATACTGTTTTCTGCCGGAGGAGTTCGTGGGTATTCTTCCGCTGACGACCACTATATCACCGTCTTTGGTATAACTTCTCTTGATGCTTACCGTGGTCTTGCCGCGCCTAGGTCCTGTTACCGCCTTATTGACCACCTTCACTCCCGGCGCATCGACAACAACCTGCGCCGGCCTTCCGGACTTGTCGCCGGGGAAGACCTCGACCGTAACGGAACCGTGGTTGAGCGCAACAGCGCTGGTCATGGCGTTATATGAGCGGGCGCTCCCCTTTTGTCTCCCAGGAAAGGAACCGCCGTCGAGATAGGTATCATCTATATATACATCGTCTATGCTTACAGGCAGGCCCTTTGCTATGAGGCCGTTAACCGCTTCTTCTAGTCTCTCTATTACAAATGACGGGTCCCCGTATCCCTTCACCCAAAGATCGGAGTCTGCCAGATAGAAATCGGTCGGGAACCTGTAATCAGGGCCAAGGGTCTTGAGTGCAACGGCGCTCGTCACTAGCTTCATGCAGGAGGCTGGATTTAATGGGAGCTCCTTATTTATGTCGATAACAACCTTGTTCTTGGGGAGAGAAACCGCATATACGCCCGCCCTTGTGTTTTTCAGCTTGTTGTTCCTTATTATCTGCTCGACCTTCTGATCGAGCGGCGCCGCGAAGACTATCGAAGAGCAAAAACAAATGACGGTTAAAAAAAGCGGCTTTCTCATCTCACCCCCGGTATTTTTTGCTGAACAGGAAATATAGATTAAACTAAAAGACGGTCAATGTCAAAACTTGAGTACCGAATGTTACTTATGGGCACCTCTAAAAACCCATTGGCGTGTCATTGCGAGGGAGCGTAGTGACCGAAGCAATCTCCATAAATCAAGTGTTTGCTGGAGATTGCNNNNNNNNNNNNNNNNNNNNNNNNNNNNNNNNTCTCCATAAATCAAGTGTTTGCTGGAGATTGCCGCGCCCCTTCGGGGCTCGCAATGACAGAACAAGCAGGTTTTTAGAGGCGCCCTTATGGTTTTTAACCAAAAATGCTCCCAACCAAAAGTTAAAACACCGTATTATTATGTTTATTCCGCATTGGAACCATTCTAGCGTGCATCGAATATTGGTTCCGAGAACCTTGTCGCTAATAAGCAATTGGAGAAGTTAGGAAGTGCCGCAGATTGACATGCTTGATCCCCTTATAACTGCTGCCGCCGATCAACGTATCCATTGAAACGACGAGCTTGGGGTAGTTATCATCGATCTCAAGTAGGTTGCCGAACTCTCTTTCTCGATTTTCGTCGGTGATGAGATACGCCACCTGGACATATAAACGTTCGCCATCTTTTTCGCCGATGAAATCGATCTCCTTTTTTCCTAATTGTCCGGCCCTAACGTTATAGCCTGAGGCCTTGAGATGAGAGAAAACAAGATTCTCAAGAACCTTACCAATGTCGGCCTGATTATAACTGATGATGGAATTTCTAAGGCCTAAGTCTTCAAAAAAGTATTTGTCATTAACCTCGAATATCTTTTTCCCCTTAATATCTTGCCTCTGTACCTGATGGATGAAGAAAGCCGATCTTAGGTGTGAGAGATAGTCAAGAACAACGCTCGGTGATATCTTCGTTTGCTGTGATTTTAAGAAGTCGCTGATCTTCTTCGCAGATACAAGACTGCCAAGGTTGTCCGCTATATACTCCACAAGTCTTTCCAGAAATGCGACATTCCTGATATTGAACCGGGAGATGATATCTTTGAAGAGGATAGTATTCTTGACGTTCCGGAGATAATCATAAGCAACGTCGTCATTTAATTCCAAATGGATGAGGTACGGAAGCCCGCCATATTTTATGAAGCTCAAGAGCGATTCTTCATTTTCTTCGAGTTTATGGAACAACAAAAATTCCGCATAGGAAAGGCTGTGGATCTCGATCTCAATATAGCGACCGCTAAGATAAGTTGAAAGGTCGCTCGATAGCATGTTCGCATTACTTCCCGTGCAATATATATCGTACTTGCCGGAAGCCTTAAGGCTTCGCAGGGCCTTTTCAAAGGAAATGATATCCTGTATTTCGTCAATAAAGAGGAAGTTTCTTTTTTTAGATGCCTCTGTCTTTTCTTCGACAAATTTTAGAAGAGATTTGTGGTCGGTAATGTGATCGAAATCGCTTAGCTCCTTATTGATGTAAATGATATTGGCAGACTTGTCTTCCTCCAATATCATGTCCATGATCTGATATAAGATATAGCTCTTGCCAACACATCTCTCGCCAACAAGAACCTTTATAATATCCTTGTTAATAAAAGGACCGATCTTTTTGAGGTAACTTTCTCGTTTTATATATTCTTTAATCATACTTAAAACCTCCGTGAAAAGTATACAATGTTTTAAGTATAATTAAAACATTTATTTTCTATTCTTTAGGGCACCTATAAACCCATTGTTATGTCATTGCGAGGAGCGTCCGGCGACGAAGCAATCTCC
This genomic interval carries:
- a CDS encoding ATPase: MIKEYIKRESYLKKIGPFINKDIIKVLVGERCVGKSYILYQIMDMILEEDKSANIIYINKELSDFDHITDHKSLLKFVEEKTEASKKRNFLFIDEIQDIISFEKALRSLKASGKYDIYCTGSNANMLSSDLSTYLSGRYIEIEIHSLSYAEFLLFHKLEENEESLLSFIKYGGLPYLIHLELNDDVAYDYLRNVKNTILFKDIISRFNIRNVAFLERLVEYIADNLGSLVSAKKISDFLKSQQTKISPSVVLDYLSHLRSAFFIHQVQRQDIKGKKIFEVNDKYFFEDLGLRNSIISYNQADIGKVLENLVFSHLKASGYNVRAGQLGKKEIDFIGEKDGERLYVQVAYLITDENREREFGNLLEIDDNYPKLVVSMDTLIGGSSYKGIKHVNLRHFLTSPIAY
- the dacB gene encoding D-alanyl-D-alanine carboxypeptidase/D-alanyl-D-alanine-endopeptidase, with the translated sequence MRKPLFLTVICFCSSIVFAAPLDQKVEQIIRNNKLKNTRAGVYAVSLPKNKVVIDINKELPLNPASCMKLVTSAVALKTLGPDYRFPTDFYLADSDLWVKGYGDPSFVIERLEEAVNGLIAKGLPVSIDDVYIDDTYLDGGSFPGRQKGSARSYNAMTSAVALNHGSVTVEVFPGDKSGRPAQVVVDAPGVKVVNKAVTGPRRGKTTVSIKRSYTKDGDIVVVSGRIPTNSSGRKQYFNVANPTQHFGDSLKAMLVAKGVRVNGDVHYGIVPKASRPLMEEMSPPLSEILKNMNKNSSNFMAEQLTKAIGAKVKGAPGSTEKGVSAYRGYLEHLGASGFSIENGSGLSYKNELTPYDLYLVMSDIYSDRHLRDVYIDSLSIAGEDGTLKRWNNALSGKLKAKTGSLNGVSSLAGFWPQRNETILFVIFLNGGVDFTRGRRVSQAIVETFTDL